From a region of the Gossypium raimondii isolate GPD5lz chromosome 10, ASM2569854v1, whole genome shotgun sequence genome:
- the LOC128033870 gene encoding uncharacterized protein LOC128033870: MVPDEILYRCGNFDWVPLLRIWGAIGYAPLMVLKQYGSRQFVPATQGLAQCEFSYNDDGYKKKIREMTNAWRQTHRMKRFTVGAMTTPEYHGWRSKRINDNILGPKEDCVRSIEEHLQVVPSELEIIKQDFEKRSLELERKIEQLEEEKMRLGLDVDIHKLEAEKLRKGKNKAEEDLDSLKTDYKKLRLSLRTAGLECRNEEAILKAQIAELERSLHLCRSRNSMIELRASLSKIEKLKEKIEELEDALRNSELRVEFLERRNEQYQEQLHHLQSQIRDRDYVMGEAVTEVREVANHLQPLTVQADILSLKYESESSRGRELAWLLKRVKTLSIKAKPYM, translated from the exons ATGGTGCCTGATGAGATATTGTATCGATGTGGGAATTTCGACTGGGTCCCTTTACTTAGGATTTGGGGAGCTATTGGCTATGCGCCATTGATGGTACTGAAACAATATGGGTCAAGACAGTTCGTGCCTGCCACCCAAGGACTAGCTCAGTGCGAGTTTTCGTATAATGATGATGGTTACAAGAAGAAGATTCGAGAGATGACCAATGCTTGGAGGCAAACTCATCGGATGAAACGATTTACTGTGGGAGCAATGACGACCCCTGAGTATCATGGATGGCGAAGTAagaggattaatgataacatcCTCGGGCCAAAAGAAGATTGCGTTCGATCCATAGAGGAGCATTTGCAAGTAGTTCCATCAGAATTAGAGATCATCAAACAGGACTTTGAAAAACGAAGTTTGGAATTGGAAAGGAAGATAGAGCAGctagaagaggaaaagatgcGTTTGGGACTAGATGTCGATATCCACAAGTTGGAAGCTGAAAAGTTGAGGAAAGGGAAGAACAAGGCTGAAGAGGATTTAGATAGTCTAAAAACAGATTATAAGAAGCTTCGTTTGTCACTGAGAACTGCGGGTTTAG AATGCCGAAATGAAGAAGCAATATTAAAAGCCCAGATAGCTGAGTTGGAAAGGTCGCTTCACTTGTGCCGTAGTCGTAACTCTATGATCGAGCTGAGAGCAAGTTTGAGCAAgattgaaaaattgaaggaaaagatAGAAGAACTTGAAGACGCATTGCGAAATTCTGAATTACGAGTAGAATTTCTTGAAAGACGTAATGAGCAGTACCAGGAGCAGCTccatcatcttcaaagtcagaTTAGAGATAGAGATTACGTTATGGGCGAAGCTGTGACTGAAGTGCGAGAAGTGGCTAACCATCTCCAACCCTTAACGGTTCAGGCTGATATACTGAGTTTGAAATATGAATCAGAGTCAAGTCGGGGTCGAGAGTTAGCTTGGCTCCTTAAGAGGGTTAAGACTTTGAGCATAAAggcaaagccgtatatgtaa